The Candidatus Cloacimonadota bacterium genomic interval GGCGTATTTGTTCATTGTATTGATACAAATTTGCTAGCGCTTGACACAACTCTTGAGGCGCACCAACGCCCTGCACGCTGGCTGGCGACACAATCACTGGAATGTGAGGCACACGCCTTTGCAGTGCAGTAATGACGTCGTGCAAAGCTGCAGCACCTAATGAAGTGACCAAACCAATGCCGCGCGGTGCGATGGGCAATTCGCGTTTGCGAGCGGCATCAAATAAACCCTCAGCTTCCAGCTTGGCTTTCAGTCGCAGAAATTGCTCAAATAAAGCCCCTTGCCCTGCTTGGCTCATGCTCTCCACAATCAACTGCAAATCGCCGCGCGGTGTGTACACATCAATGCGACCGCGCACTTCGACCAAATCACCATCGCGTGTCATGAATTCTGTCAAATTCGCAGCACGCTTGAACATGGCACAGCGAATTTGCCCTGTCGCATCTTTCAGTGAGAAATAGCAGTGCCCACTGCTGGCACGCGAAAACCCTGAAATTTCGCCTTGCACCGTCACCGGGTTAAACCGTGCATCCAAACTGTCCGCAATGGCGCGACACAGTGCACCCACTTGCCAGGTGCGTGA includes:
- the xseA gene encoding exodeoxyribonuclease VII large subunit; amino-acid sequence: MNDELKNRPTTALSRTWQVGALCRAIADSLDARFNPVTVQGEISGFSRASSGHCYFSLKDATGQIRCAMFKRAANLTEFMTRDGDLVEVRGRIDVYTPRGDLQLIVESMSQAGQGALFEQFLRLKAKLEAEGLFDAARKRELPIAPRGIGLVTSLGAAALHDVITALQRRVPHIPVIVSPASVQGVGAPQELCQALANLYQYNEQIRQLEANLMHKAARAPIDVILLVRGGGSLEDLWAFNDETLARTIAQSPV